A region of Myxococcus stipitatus DSM 14675 DNA encodes the following proteins:
- a CDS encoding alpha/beta fold hydrolase, whose protein sequence is MNSNLTSRILLGALMTIITAGCAATSAQTPGGAASPRGAYAQVHGLRMYYEAHGPPSGRPLVLLHGGGSTIHTTFGKLLPLVARSRRVIGVEQQAHGHTADIDRPLSLEQMADDTAALLRQLDIPDADILGFSSGGVVAMQLAMRHPQLVHSLILASTHSTRDGCYSYMWEGFPRATLDVMPAALRDGYLQASSNPEGLQVLFRKTVTMMMGFKDLDSEALRKVTVPTLIMTADGDVVRPEHSVELLRLFPHAQLAIFPGAVHGSYLGAAESAGHKPGSQVPTLTAVMIDEFLNEHR, encoded by the coding sequence ATGAACTCGAACCTCACATCACGAATCCTCCTGGGGGCCCTGATGACGATCATCACCGCTGGATGCGCCGCAACGTCCGCCCAGACCCCAGGCGGCGCTGCCTCCCCCCGTGGCGCCTATGCCCAGGTCCATGGGCTCCGCATGTACTACGAGGCGCACGGCCCTCCCTCGGGCCGTCCGCTGGTCCTCCTCCACGGAGGCGGGTCGACGATTCACACCACGTTCGGGAAGCTGCTCCCGCTGGTGGCCCGGAGCCGCCGGGTCATCGGCGTGGAGCAGCAGGCCCATGGACACACGGCCGACATCGACCGCCCGCTGTCCCTCGAGCAGATGGCGGACGACACGGCGGCCCTGCTCCGGCAGCTCGATATCCCGGACGCGGACATCCTGGGCTTCAGCAGCGGCGGAGTCGTCGCCATGCAGCTGGCGATGAGACATCCCCAGCTCGTCCACTCGCTCATCCTGGCGTCGACGCACTCCACGCGCGACGGGTGTTATTCATACATGTGGGAGGGCTTCCCTCGCGCGACGCTGGACGTGATGCCAGCGGCGCTGCGCGACGGCTACCTCCAGGCGTCCTCCAACCCCGAGGGACTCCAGGTCCTGTTCCGAAAGACAGTCACCATGATGATGGGGTTCAAGGACCTGGACTCGGAAGCGCTGCGGAAGGTCACCGTGCCCACGCTCATCATGACCGCCGACGGAGACGTCGTCCGGCCGGAGCACTCGGTCGAGCTGCTGCGGCTCTTTCCTCATGCACAGCTGGCGATATTCCCAGGCGCGGTGCACGGCTCCTATCTGGGCGCGGCGGAGTCCGCCGGGCACAAGCCGGGAAGCCAGGTGCCGACACTCACCGCCGTGATGATTGACGAGTTCCTGAACGAGCACCGCTGA
- a CDS encoding energy transducer TonB: protein MSSALAHHQRGGVAAPQAHAGDPMAKRSTEPLAVVSLAEAPGVLAEAARVLAGKPTEAEVQQALKDISATCSQTGLPEACAYLRDHFEPPLRYAGRPSEFPEEVYREGTVVMVVLEFILGTDGRPRNLQVVEGSTKELTGLVLGAVAGFRYHPATFAGHPIEIHYALSASSYSQDMKLTPQQELAWSQVRVKTFPKSLHAWLHLSRVLARDNAKAPGYEQALRELNFLSPSYWWSATELAWLYADAGRYEEAAPLALKGRRAAPENAYALETSARVAFHQNRCQEAVEEQRLALTKLPEEWPREERERFERTLADYQRQCAAPPPVPVAPSP, encoded by the coding sequence TTGTCCTCCGCCCTGGCCCACCATCAGCGGGGAGGCGTCGCGGCGCCGCAGGCCCATGCGGGCGACCCGATGGCGAAGCGCAGCACGGAGCCGCTGGCCGTCGTGTCGCTCGCGGAGGCCCCAGGTGTCCTGGCGGAGGCCGCGCGGGTCCTCGCGGGGAAGCCCACGGAGGCGGAGGTCCAGCAGGCCCTCAAGGATATCTCCGCCACCTGCAGCCAGACCGGGCTGCCCGAGGCGTGTGCCTACCTGCGCGACCACTTCGAGCCGCCCCTTCGATACGCGGGACGGCCGTCCGAGTTCCCCGAAGAGGTTTATCGAGAGGGGACCGTGGTCATGGTCGTGCTCGAATTCATCCTCGGAACGGATGGCCGTCCTCGGAACCTCCAGGTGGTGGAGGGCTCGACGAAGGAGCTCACGGGCCTCGTGTTGGGGGCCGTGGCGGGCTTCCGCTACCATCCCGCGACCTTCGCGGGACACCCCATCGAGATTCACTACGCCCTGTCCGCCAGCTCCTACTCCCAGGACATGAAGCTCACGCCTCAACAGGAGCTGGCGTGGTCGCAGGTCCGCGTCAAGACCTTCCCCAAGAGCCTCCACGCCTGGTTGCACCTGTCGCGCGTGCTGGCGCGAGACAATGCCAAGGCCCCTGGCTACGAGCAGGCCTTGCGTGAGCTGAACTTCCTCAGCCCCAGCTACTGGTGGAGCGCGACCGAGCTCGCCTGGCTGTATGCGGATGCGGGGCGCTACGAAGAGGCCGCGCCGCTCGCGCTCAAGGGCCGTCGTGCGGCCCCCGAGAACGCCTATGCCTTGGAGACCTCGGCCCGGGTGGCGTTCCATCAGAACCGCTGCCAGGAGGCCGTCGAGGAGCAGCGGCTGGCGCTCACGAAGCTCCCCGAGGAGTGGCCTCGTGAAGAGCGGGAGCGCTTCGAGCGCACACTCGCCGACTACCAGCGACAGTGCGCGGCGCCTCCCCCCGTGCCTGTTGCTCCGAGCCCCTGA
- a CDS encoding type 1 glutamine amidotransferase domain-containing protein, which translates to MEAVTAVKILLIVTSHSQFGDTGEKTGFWLEELAAPYAQFAQAGAQVDIASPRGGTPPVDPRSEKESSAATRAFLADAQAKRKLANTLTLAQVKDTYDAYFVVGGHGVMWDLATHEPTHRLLSSGYARGAVVAAVCHGPAALVGVKGPEGKPLVNGKRVAAFSNAEEKAAKFDAIVPFALETRLREQGARYESGPLWGSFTVSDGRLVTGQNPASSADTAREVLRVLREKKP; encoded by the coding sequence ATGGAAGCCGTGACCGCCGTGAAGATTCTGCTGATTGTCACCAGCCACTCGCAGTTCGGGGACACCGGGGAGAAGACGGGTTTCTGGCTGGAGGAGCTCGCCGCGCCCTACGCGCAGTTCGCCCAGGCGGGCGCCCAGGTGGACATCGCCTCGCCTCGGGGCGGTACGCCGCCGGTGGACCCTCGCAGCGAGAAGGAGTCCTCGGCGGCGACGCGGGCCTTCCTCGCCGATGCCCAGGCGAAGCGGAAGCTGGCGAACACGCTCACGCTCGCGCAGGTGAAGGACACCTACGATGCGTACTTCGTCGTCGGTGGCCACGGCGTGATGTGGGACCTGGCGACGCATGAGCCCACCCACCGGCTCCTGTCCTCCGGGTACGCCCGGGGCGCGGTGGTGGCGGCGGTCTGCCATGGGCCCGCGGCGCTCGTCGGAGTGAAGGGGCCGGAGGGCAAGCCCCTGGTGAACGGCAAGCGCGTGGCGGCCTTCAGCAACGCGGAGGAGAAGGCGGCGAAGTTCGATGCCATCGTCCCCTTCGCGCTGGAGACGCGCCTGCGCGAGCAGGGCGCCCGCTACGAATCCGGCCCCTTGTGGGGCAGCTTCACCGTGAGCGACGGGCGACTCGTCACGGGACAGAACCCGGCCTCCTCCGCCGACACCGCGCGCGAGGTGCTCCGCGTGCTGCGTGAGAAGAAGCCGTAG
- a CDS encoding DUF2378 family protein has product MDMALAMTMRAPTREPVVYGYALETLLASARPLLPFTGKALERQGIFAGVPLHTAYPCSVWPAVIRLLAGSTHPHLEREEAEHELGRRFGEHFIQARMGTVLQGFAQVVGTEQMLLRLSRTLRSTNNFLDVTLRPQGDEGGWELRLHPVREFERHPRRQADPPHFARGLLTYAFQHGGAPTARLTLADHDEGRATTTFHVSL; this is encoded by the coding sequence ATGGACATGGCGTTGGCGATGACGATGCGGGCCCCGACCCGTGAACCCGTGGTGTATGGATACGCGCTGGAGACCCTGCTGGCCTCGGCCAGGCCGCTGCTGCCCTTCACGGGCAAGGCCCTGGAGCGGCAGGGCATCTTCGCCGGTGTGCCCCTCCACACGGCCTACCCCTGTTCCGTGTGGCCCGCGGTCATCCGCCTGCTGGCGGGCAGCACTCACCCCCACCTGGAGCGGGAGGAGGCGGAGCATGAGCTGGGCCGCCGCTTCGGCGAGCACTTCATCCAGGCGCGCATGGGCACGGTGCTCCAGGGCTTCGCCCAGGTCGTCGGCACGGAGCAGATGCTGCTGCGCCTGTCACGCACCCTGCGCTCGACGAACAACTTCCTCGACGTCACCCTGCGGCCCCAGGGCGACGAAGGCGGCTGGGAGCTGCGGCTGCACCCCGTGCGAGAGTTCGAGCGCCACCCGCGCCGACAGGCGGACCCGCCCCACTTCGCCCGAGGACTGCTCACGTATGCCTTCCAGCACGGTGGAGCCCCCACCGCGCGGCTGACCCTCGCCGACCATGACGAGGGCCGAGCCACCACGACGTTCCACGTCAGCCTCTAG
- a CDS encoding lipoprotein produces MRVRMGCAWVLWGLATGCGVALDETPREVTAQACPPGVASRVRIVNFPSLAPQGHVEGLTDVRGTLYFTVTPVWVGGTVLWRSDGTEAGTVPVRSFPSAVYAEGEPVAVGSTLFFQVFDQVTGMVELWASDGTDGGTRFIRAFTPDFSGPALRGVTALDDKRMVFFHQTPMRATEVWSSDGTRAGTVLLATLTDVLDLAYEQTLKVDEVLLFFRAQRGATTLWRTDGSRVGTEAFKKLDSEVVHVAQVGRAGDTGLFILRDGANHEVWKTDGTTDGTLRLDTFGETVRLLGGLGSKVYVAQSSRIYSLLLSGGGRTLVTTLPRDNEGQHHWVQRSVPSGDSLYFAAALEGQSPRPDDVRLWVTNGTARGTRELFRSLQRDDMSYSPVVATGTGAVLFLGSRAGAPLYPWFTQGTAATTGQLASVDVPVVQGLGPDPFVRSGGRVFFPASDDTGLEQLWSVPVPFTCPPGVRESR; encoded by the coding sequence ATGCGAGTCAGGATGGGGTGTGCCTGGGTCCTGTGGGGGCTGGCGACGGGCTGTGGTGTCGCTCTGGACGAGACGCCTCGGGAGGTGACCGCCCAAGCCTGTCCTCCGGGCGTGGCGTCGCGAGTGCGCATCGTCAACTTCCCGAGCCTCGCGCCCCAGGGCCACGTGGAGGGCCTCACCGATGTCCGGGGGACGCTCTACTTCACCGTCACCCCGGTCTGGGTCGGCGGCACCGTGCTGTGGCGGAGTGACGGCACCGAAGCGGGAACAGTCCCCGTGCGGTCCTTCCCGTCCGCCGTCTACGCGGAGGGCGAGCCGGTGGCCGTGGGCTCCACGCTCTTCTTCCAGGTGTTCGACCAGGTCACCGGGATGGTGGAGCTCTGGGCCAGTGATGGGACGGACGGAGGGACCCGGTTCATCCGGGCCTTCACTCCGGATTTCTCAGGCCCCGCCCTGCGAGGCGTCACCGCCCTCGACGACAAGCGGATGGTCTTCTTCCACCAGACGCCGATGCGAGCCACCGAGGTGTGGAGCTCGGACGGGACTCGCGCGGGCACGGTGCTGCTGGCGACCCTCACGGATGTCCTCGACCTGGCCTACGAGCAGACCTTGAAGGTCGACGAGGTCCTGCTCTTCTTCCGGGCTCAGCGCGGGGCCACGACGCTGTGGCGCACCGACGGCTCGCGCGTGGGGACGGAGGCTTTCAAGAAGCTGGACTCGGAGGTGGTGCACGTCGCGCAGGTGGGCCGGGCCGGGGACACGGGCTTGTTCATCCTGCGAGATGGCGCGAATCACGAGGTCTGGAAGACGGACGGCACGACGGATGGAACGCTCCGGCTGGACACGTTCGGGGAGACGGTCCGGCTCCTGGGAGGACTGGGCTCCAAGGTCTACGTGGCCCAGTCGTCGCGAATCTACAGCCTCCTGCTGAGTGGAGGAGGACGGACGCTCGTCACCACCTTGCCTCGCGACAACGAGGGCCAGCACCACTGGGTCCAGCGGTCCGTGCCCTCCGGGGACTCGCTCTACTTCGCGGCGGCGCTCGAGGGCCAGAGTCCGAGGCCGGACGACGTGCGGCTCTGGGTCACGAATGGAACGGCCCGAGGCACCCGCGAGCTCTTCCGCTCCCTGCAGCGCGATGACATGTCCTACTCCCCCGTGGTCGCCACGGGCACCGGCGCCGTCCTCTTCCTCGGCTCACGCGCGGGCGCGCCGCTCTACCCCTGGTTCACGCAAGGCACCGCCGCGACGACCGGACAGCTGGCGAGTGTCGATGTCCCCGTGGTGCAGGGGCTCGGGCCGGACCCGTTCGTGCGCTCGGGCGGGCGCGTGTTCTTCCCCGCTTCGGATGACACGGGGCTGGAGCAGCTCTGGTCCGTCCCCGTTCCCTTCACCTGTCCCCCTGGCGTGCGCGAGTCGCGGTAG
- a CDS encoding phospholipid carrier-dependent glycosyltransferase — translation MDILARTTPKAPGLEVATSSKSAALDDGWALVGLVALTLLLHVSIIDQPPTSYVFDEAHYVPAAKCLLDGTVCNEEHPPLAKVLIALSIQLFGDRGFGWRLSSVLAGSFTLALVYLLTRRFTDGRVALLAAFLLGFENLWFVHSSIAMLDIPAIFFAVLGVYWFTGQRWWLAGVALGLGMLAKGVVAMVFLALVLYVWVSQERWRSKAALAAATRAGLRIGIPAALTFLVGLGLYDLVYQAFPSPLHHLASMARYHQTLGSPGIGDSVHPLRWFSGFPNSPYFVTSIRAEDGSIPRDVLQYMDQPNLVILLFSWLAIPLVWPDIRTRQPLALLTLLLVGVPYLLFILVAHVRVTYPFYMLLLIPSQCILSALALSKLPRGALLTFCVGVLAWFFYGFPRNPLALWG, via the coding sequence ATGGACATTCTTGCTCGAACGACTCCCAAGGCACCTGGACTCGAGGTCGCAACGTCATCGAAGTCCGCGGCACTCGACGACGGCTGGGCGCTGGTGGGACTCGTGGCGCTCACGCTGCTTCTGCACGTGAGCATCATCGACCAGCCGCCCACGTCCTATGTCTTCGACGAGGCACACTACGTGCCGGCGGCGAAGTGTCTTCTCGACGGGACGGTCTGCAACGAGGAACACCCACCGCTCGCCAAGGTGCTCATCGCACTCAGCATCCAGCTGTTCGGTGACCGTGGCTTCGGCTGGCGCCTGTCTTCCGTCCTCGCGGGCAGCTTCACGCTCGCGCTGGTCTACCTGCTCACACGGAGGTTCACCGACGGCAGGGTCGCGCTCCTGGCGGCCTTCCTGCTCGGGTTCGAGAACCTCTGGTTCGTCCACTCCTCCATCGCCATGCTCGACATCCCGGCGATCTTCTTCGCGGTCCTGGGAGTCTACTGGTTCACGGGACAGAGGTGGTGGCTCGCCGGAGTCGCGCTCGGCCTCGGCATGCTGGCCAAGGGCGTCGTGGCGATGGTCTTCCTCGCGCTGGTCCTCTACGTCTGGGTCAGTCAGGAGCGGTGGCGCTCCAAGGCCGCGCTCGCAGCCGCGACACGGGCCGGCTTGCGCATCGGCATTCCCGCGGCACTGACCTTTCTCGTGGGGCTGGGCCTCTACGACCTCGTGTATCAGGCCTTTCCCAGTCCGCTGCACCACCTCGCGAGCATGGCCCGCTATCACCAGACCCTGGGCTCACCCGGAATCGGCGACAGCGTGCATCCGCTTCGTTGGTTCTCGGGGTTTCCGAATTCGCCGTACTTCGTCACGTCCATCCGGGCCGAAGACGGCAGCATTCCCCGGGATGTCTTGCAGTACATGGACCAGCCCAATCTGGTCATCCTGCTGTTCAGCTGGCTCGCCATCCCGCTCGTCTGGCCAGACATCCGGACGAGACAGCCGCTGGCGCTCCTCACCTTGCTGCTGGTGGGGGTCCCCTATCTGCTGTTCATCCTGGTCGCTCACGTGCGCGTCACGTATCCGTTCTACATGCTGTTGTTGATACCCAGCCAATGCATCCTGTCGGCGCTGGCACTTTCGAAGCTGCCACGGGGGGCCCTGCTGACATTCTGTGTCGGTGTCCTGGCGTGGTTCTTCTATGGGTTCCCACGCAATCCGCTGGCCCTCTGGGGATAG
- a CDS encoding RNA polymerase sigma factor: MTDPIPGLTQSVRGSWRGFLDVYEPLRPELYRYCRHLTGSPWDAEDLAQEALARAFATLARLIEPPPHPRAWLFRVASNLWVDQLRRRRDTPGAVPESATSPEARAPREAMGTLVTRLSPQERAAVVLKDVFDLTLEEISEALSTTVGAIKAALHRGRTKLVDTSELKEGLMVAPGKLDAFCEAFNARDIDRLAAMLLDSATIEVVGASTGYGREVARKRVLPGMLFGSRVLADLTLSCGVELRYRHGALPTPPRAEVRLHRGEPLLLSWYAHDDGEAVRAVTRLTFDDSGLVSHLHNYFYTPEVIAEVCRELGVPFRVNGYFSSEACGSSGRCADPDPET, encoded by the coding sequence ATGACCGACCCCATTCCAGGACTCACCCAGTCCGTGCGCGGCTCGTGGCGCGGCTTCCTCGACGTCTACGAGCCGCTGCGCCCGGAGCTGTACCGCTACTGCCGCCACCTCACGGGCTCCCCGTGGGACGCGGAGGACCTGGCCCAGGAGGCCCTGGCGCGGGCGTTCGCCACCCTCGCACGACTCATCGAGCCACCTCCCCATCCCCGTGCGTGGCTGTTCCGCGTCGCGTCGAACCTCTGGGTCGACCAGCTCCGGCGCAGGCGCGACACGCCGGGCGCCGTGCCGGAGTCCGCCACCTCCCCCGAGGCGCGAGCCCCGCGTGAGGCGATGGGGACGCTGGTCACCCGACTCTCCCCGCAGGAGCGCGCGGCGGTGGTCCTCAAGGACGTCTTCGACCTGACGCTCGAGGAGATCTCCGAGGCGCTGTCCACGACCGTGGGCGCCATCAAGGCCGCGCTGCATCGCGGGCGGACGAAGCTGGTCGACACCTCTGAGCTGAAGGAGGGACTCATGGTGGCGCCCGGGAAGCTCGATGCCTTCTGTGAAGCCTTCAATGCGCGGGACATCGACCGGCTCGCGGCGATGCTCCTCGACTCCGCCACCATCGAGGTCGTTGGCGCGTCGACGGGCTATGGCCGCGAGGTCGCTCGCAAGCGCGTGCTCCCCGGGATGCTGTTCGGCAGCCGCGTGCTCGCCGACCTCACCCTCTCCTGCGGCGTCGAGCTGCGCTACCGGCACGGCGCTCTTCCGACACCGCCCCGGGCCGAGGTCCGGCTCCATCGCGGCGAGCCGCTGCTGCTCTCCTGGTACGCCCACGACGACGGCGAGGCGGTGCGCGCCGTCACGCGGCTCACGTTCGACGACAGCGGGCTCGTGTCCCACCTCCACAACTACTTCTACACCCCGGAGGTCATCGCCGAGGTGTGTCGGGAGCTGGGGGTGCCGTTCCGCGTCAACGGCTACTTCAGCTCCGAGGCATGCGGCTCGAGCGGTCGCTGCGCCGACCCGGATCCGGAGACCTGA
- a CDS encoding CocE/NonD family hydrolase produces MRHLLCLSLLVSTLVHAQPRDFAAPASTTTEELDRALPALAREVMATYQEQDPGTRLGHLFRLQLTTGDFGGAVASIQALRPLRETNVPLKGTTFLQYEIHAKARLEQATHGTPYAKALRAAFQESFGALDDRTAQQATGMFRFDLERARTDLETAVEGARKSGRVTQPQALDLVRLYQVHRAYQALLAESERLWAEDDARRYVIEKDVLVPTPDGASVSVIVVRPRKATDRLPTVMSLTIYVNAFNLSDAVRSAAHGYAGVTANSRGKRNSPQEPVPFEHDGADAIAVIDWVSRQPWSDGQVGMFGGSYEGFTQWSAAKRGHPALKTIMPSVPVAPGIDVPMQGNVFQNFFYKWPRYVTLDKGLADADYFDRARWDALDERWYTSGEPYRAMEKLDGRPNPFFQRWLKHPTYDAYWRKMIPYRDEFARVRIPVLTTTGYYDGCSLSAMYYLTEHLKYAKEANHTFVIGPYDHVGGQHVSSDELRGYRIDPVARLDVEALRYQWMDHVLRKGPRPALLEDRINYQVMGANTWRHAHDLGGVSNDSLTLYLAPAASGDTHLLTARPPAPGTALRQRVDFKERSPGGHYEPWNIVDTTVAAHNGFAFVSEPLPAPVELSGLFSGRLDFISNKKDFDFSVVLYERTAKGEYVYLSYLLNRASHVGDRTRRRLLVPGKKQSLSFQSGRMTSRKLETGSQLVIVLAINKHAQSQLNLGTGKDVSDESIADAKVPLDISWLGGSRVVLPLWREPPPAPAAP; encoded by the coding sequence ATGCGCCATCTGCTCTGTCTCTCCCTCCTCGTCTCCACGCTCGTCCACGCCCAACCGCGCGACTTCGCCGCGCCGGCCTCCACCACCACCGAGGAGTTGGACCGCGCCCTTCCAGCGCTCGCGCGCGAGGTGATGGCCACGTACCAGGAGCAGGACCCGGGCACGCGTCTGGGCCACCTGTTCCGGCTCCAGCTCACGACAGGGGACTTCGGCGGCGCCGTCGCCTCCATCCAGGCCCTCCGGCCCCTGCGCGAGACGAATGTGCCCCTGAAGGGCACCACCTTCCTCCAGTACGAAATCCACGCGAAGGCCCGGCTCGAGCAGGCCACGCACGGGACGCCTTACGCGAAGGCCCTCCGCGCGGCGTTCCAGGAGTCCTTTGGCGCCCTCGATGACCGGACGGCCCAGCAGGCGACAGGCATGTTCCGCTTCGACCTGGAGCGGGCCCGGACGGACCTGGAGACGGCCGTCGAGGGCGCTCGGAAGTCCGGACGCGTCACGCAGCCCCAGGCCCTGGACCTGGTGCGCCTCTATCAGGTGCACCGGGCCTATCAGGCGCTGCTCGCGGAGTCGGAGCGCTTGTGGGCCGAGGACGATGCCCGCCGCTACGTCATCGAGAAGGACGTGCTGGTACCCACGCCCGACGGGGCCTCCGTGTCCGTCATCGTGGTGCGCCCTCGCAAGGCCACCGACCGCCTGCCCACCGTGATGTCGCTCACCATCTACGTCAACGCGTTCAACCTGAGCGATGCCGTGCGCTCGGCGGCCCATGGCTACGCGGGCGTGACGGCGAACTCCCGCGGCAAGCGCAACAGCCCCCAGGAGCCCGTTCCCTTCGAGCACGACGGCGCTGACGCCATCGCCGTCATCGACTGGGTGAGCCGCCAGCCGTGGAGCGATGGACAGGTCGGCATGTTCGGCGGCAGCTACGAGGGCTTCACCCAGTGGTCCGCGGCCAAGCGAGGACACCCGGCGCTCAAGACCATCATGCCTTCGGTCCCCGTCGCCCCGGGCATCGACGTGCCCATGCAGGGCAACGTCTTCCAGAACTTCTTCTACAAGTGGCCCCGCTACGTCACGCTCGACAAGGGCCTGGCGGACGCGGACTACTTCGACCGCGCCCGCTGGGACGCACTCGACGAGCGCTGGTACACGAGCGGCGAGCCCTACCGCGCGATGGAGAAGCTGGACGGTCGCCCCAACCCCTTCTTCCAGCGCTGGCTGAAGCACCCGACCTACGACGCCTACTGGCGGAAGATGATTCCCTACCGCGACGAGTTCGCCCGCGTCCGCATCCCCGTCCTCACCACGACGGGCTACTACGACGGCTGCTCCTTGAGCGCGATGTACTACCTCACCGAGCACCTGAAGTACGCGAAGGAGGCGAACCACACCTTCGTCATCGGGCCGTATGACCACGTCGGCGGACAGCACGTCTCCAGCGACGAGCTGCGCGGCTACCGCATCGACCCCGTCGCCCGGCTCGACGTGGAGGCGCTGCGCTACCAGTGGATGGACCACGTGCTCCGCAAGGGCCCCCGGCCCGCGCTGCTCGAGGACCGCATCAACTACCAGGTGATGGGGGCCAACACGTGGAGGCACGCGCATGACCTGGGCGGCGTGAGCAATGACTCGCTCACGCTGTACCTGGCGCCGGCGGCGTCGGGGGACACGCACCTGCTCACCGCCCGGCCTCCCGCTCCAGGCACGGCGCTGCGCCAGCGCGTGGACTTCAAGGAGCGCTCCCCCGGTGGACACTACGAGCCCTGGAACATCGTCGACACCACGGTGGCCGCGCACAATGGCTTCGCGTTCGTCAGCGAGCCCCTCCCCGCGCCCGTGGAGCTGAGCGGCCTGTTCTCCGGGCGGCTCGACTTCATCAGCAACAAGAAGGACTTCGACTTCAGCGTGGTGCTCTACGAGCGCACGGCGAAGGGCGAGTATGTCTACCTGTCCTATCTGCTGAACCGCGCCAGCCACGTCGGCGACCGCACCCGGCGGCGACTGCTCGTGCCTGGGAAGAAGCAGAGCCTCTCGTTCCAGAGCGGCAGGATGACCAGCCGGAAGCTCGAGACCGGCAGCCAGTTGGTCATCGTCCTCGCCATCAACAAACACGCCCAATCCCAGCTCAACCTCGGCACGGGCAAGGACGTCAGCGATGAATCCATCGCCGACGCGAAGGTCCCGCTCGACATCTCCTGGCTCGGCGGAAGCCGCGTGGTCCTCCCACTCTGGCGAGAGCCGCCCCCCGCCCCCGCTGCCCCGTGA
- a CDS encoding class I SAM-dependent methyltransferase — MTSKGVAGLAKEVGDDWKEHAYYEEVERFMPDAWKNLIWPVIGECEFSSIVDLAAGHGRNTEFLLPLARSLHVVDINKENIDFCRHRFKGRDSHVRYVVNDGSSLSALRDDSVTLVYCFDAMVHFDSDVVRNYLREFFRILEPGAHAFIHHSNYTSNPGGRWMDNPNIRNFMSKELFAHYAHKEGLTVSFQKVIEWGGNPALDCLSLLRKPNPPRRISGTYTQREEMLFVLAGAHESATFSLARPGTVTLEAHAHAWCGQLVVKQSDRVLATFDVHAEQAQSKQYVFEAEAGELSFHAEDRGDGRGEAWVKNIDIQWRKADAAPRA, encoded by the coding sequence ATGACGAGCAAGGGAGTCGCTGGCCTGGCGAAAGAGGTGGGGGACGATTGGAAGGAGCACGCGTACTACGAAGAGGTCGAGCGCTTCATGCCCGACGCGTGGAAGAACCTCATCTGGCCCGTCATCGGCGAGTGTGAGTTCTCCTCCATCGTCGACCTCGCGGCCGGCCACGGTCGGAACACGGAGTTCCTGCTGCCCCTGGCGCGCAGCCTCCACGTGGTGGACATCAACAAGGAGAACATCGACTTCTGTCGCCATCGCTTCAAGGGGAGGGACTCCCACGTCCGCTATGTCGTCAACGACGGCTCCTCGCTCTCCGCGCTGCGCGATGACTCGGTGACGCTCGTCTACTGTTTCGACGCCATGGTCCACTTCGACAGCGACGTGGTCCGAAACTACCTGCGGGAGTTCTTCCGCATCCTGGAGCCGGGCGCCCACGCGTTCATCCACCACTCGAACTACACGAGCAACCCCGGCGGCCGGTGGATGGACAACCCCAACATCCGCAACTTCATGAGCAAGGAGCTCTTCGCGCACTACGCGCACAAGGAGGGGCTGACCGTCTCGTTCCAGAAGGTGATTGAGTGGGGCGGCAACCCGGCGCTCGACTGTCTCTCGCTGCTGCGCAAGCCGAACCCTCCTCGACGCATCAGCGGGACGTACACGCAGCGCGAGGAGATGCTCTTCGTGCTCGCGGGGGCCCACGAGTCAGCGACGTTCTCGCTCGCCCGCCCCGGGACCGTCACGCTGGAGGCGCATGCCCACGCGTGGTGCGGACAGCTCGTGGTGAAGCAGTCGGACCGGGTGCTCGCCACCTTCGACGTCCATGCGGAGCAGGCCCAGTCGAAGCAGTACGTCTTCGAGGCGGAGGCGGGTGAGCTCAGCTTCCACGCCGAGGACCGCGGAGATGGCCGGGGCGAGGCCTGGGTGAAGAACATCGACATCCAGTGGCGGAAGGCCGACGCGGCGCCTCGCGCCTGA